In Candidatus Bathyarchaeia archaeon, one DNA window encodes the following:
- a CDS encoding oxidoreductase: MEKPPKLKFAFYWAASCGGCEIAVLDINEKILDVIAKADIVFWPVAMDIKYGDVEAMPDKSIDVCFFNGAIRNSEQEYMAKLLRQKSKVLVAFGSCACDGSVVGLGNLWNREKIFERAYFETPSTRNPEGVMPQTSFKVPQGELELPEFYDTVKTLAQTVDVDYFLPGCPPPVPRVVDALDIILSGKLPPKGANLLYNKSICDECPREKKDRKITQIRRIYEINDDFKTCFLEQGVICMGPATRGGCGAQCLKANVPCTGCGGPAPRVADQGAAMISAFASIAADPKVIEQVVDPIGTFYKYSLANSILRRRVMR; the protein is encoded by the coding sequence ATGGAGAAACCTCCAAAGTTAAAATTTGCTTTTTATTGGGCGGCAAGCTGCGGTGGCTGTGAAATTGCTGTCCTAGACATCAACGAAAAAATCTTGGATGTTATAGCTAAAGCCGACATTGTGTTCTGGCCTGTTGCTATGGACATTAAATATGGGGATGTTGAAGCCATGCCAGACAAAAGCATAGACGTCTGCTTCTTCAACGGAGCCATCCGGAACAGCGAACAGGAATACATGGCTAAGCTTTTGAGGCAGAAGTCTAAGGTGCTCGTAGCCTTCGGCTCCTGTGCCTGTGATGGAAGCGTCGTCGGTCTGGGCAACCTATGGAACCGCGAGAAAATCTTCGAGAGAGCCTACTTTGAAACACCCTCAACAAGAAACCCTGAAGGCGTAATGCCCCAAACCAGCTTTAAGGTGCCGCAGGGCGAACTTGAACTTCCAGAGTTCTATGATACAGTTAAAACCTTGGCGCAAACTGTGGATGTGGACTATTTCCTCCCAGGCTGCCCACCTCCGGTTCCAAGGGTTGTTGATGCTTTAGATATCATTCTAAGCGGAAAACTCCCACCTAAAGGCGCAAACCTCCTCTATAATAAGTCCATCTGCGATGAATGTCCAAGGGAAAAGAAGGACAGAAAAATCACCCAAATCAGGCGAATCTACGAGATAAACGACGACTTTAAAACATGTTTCCTAGAGCAAGGCGTAATATGCATGGGTCCCGCCACAAGGGGTGGATGCGGCGCCCAATGTTTAAAGGCAAACGTGCCATGCACTGGATGCGGGGGCCCGGCACCCCGCGTAGCCGACCAAGGAGCCGCTATGATTAGTGCTTTTGCCTCCATAGCTGCAGATCCAAAGGTTATAGAACAGGTGGTTGACCCCATTGGAACTTTCTATAAGTATTCTTTGGCCAACTCGATTCTGCGGAGGAGGGTAATGCGGTGA